CTGCGGCCAACTACCTCTTTGCAGGTTCGCCTTGCACTGGCTGAGGAAGCTGATTTCAATTCAGGTCTCTTACATAAGCTGCTTTAGCTGCGAATCGTATTACCAGGAGGATCGGGCTAAAGCAGCTCCTACCTAAAAATAGACGCCACATTTCTGATTTTAGGTAGGCCTCGATCGCCGAGCGAACCGTATTGGAAACGGTGGTTTGTGCCTTTACAAACCGCCCTACCATTTTCAGCGACAGATTAAGGTTGATATGCTCTAGAGCAAAAGTTCTGCCAAAGTACCCACCGACGTTCAGTTCCAAATGACAGGCATGAATACCTGATCAGCTTTTCTTCGGAATGGCTTCTAATTCTTCCCAACGGGCAAAGGCTTTTTCCTGTTTTTCTTCCAATGCGGCTAACGCTTTCGCTGCTTCGGTTGCGGTTAAACCACTTGTTTTGAAATAGTCGGGCTGCGCCATGTTTTCCATCAATGCGGTGTGTTCTTTCTCGAGTGCTTCGATGATGACTGGAAGACTTTCAAGTTCCTTGTTTTCGCTGACTGAGATTACTCGTGCCTTTTTCGCGGATTCTTTCGATTTTGGTTTTGCGGGTTTAGGAGTCGGAGTATCCGTGGTCTGGTGACGCAAATAGTCGTCGTAGCCGCCGTTGTATTCTACCACATCACCATTTTCGATCGATAGGACACTGGTCGTAATGTTATTTAAAAATTCCCGGTCGTGAGAAACCAGTAGAATGGTTCCGTTGAACTCCAGAAGCATCTCCTCCATCAACTCCATTGTTTCGATGTCGAGGTCATTGGTGGGCTCATCGAGGACATAGACATTGGCAGGTTGAGCAAAAAGCTTGGCCAACATGAGGCGGTTTCTTTCACCACCGGAAAGCTTGTCGATGGAAGATTGAGCGCGATTGGGGTCGAACAGAAAGCGTTGCAGGTAGGACATTACATGCAGTGGTTGACCGTTGAAGGTGAGGGTGTCGCTTTTATCCCAGATGTTTTCGACCAAGGTTTTTTGGGGATCGAGCTGGCTGCGGTGTTGGTCGAAATAGGCGATCTCCAATTTACTACCGTGTTCCACCGTTCCAGAGACGGGCTCTAATTGCTTCAGGAGCAATCTTAGGAGGGTTGTTTTACCCGATCCATTGGGACCAATGATTCCAATCTTGTCGCCTCTCCAGATGGTGGCAGTAAACGGGTTGATGTAGGTTTTTCCATCGAAGGCCATGGAAACGTCCTCGGCCATGATAACCTTTCTTCCGGAGGATGCCCCGTCTTGCATGGATAGCCTCGCTGTACCCGATCTTTCGCGACGTTGTGAGCGCTCGACCCTTAGGTCTTTTAGTGCACGAACGCGGCCTTCGTTCCGTGTGCGTCTGGCTTGAATGCCTTTGCGAATCCAGACTTCTTCCTTGGACAGTTTTTTGTCGAAGACCTTATTTTCTTTTTCTTCGGCCTGGAGTAGGGTGGCTTTGCGCTCAAGAAACAGGTCGTAGGAGCAATCCCAGCTGGTTAATCTGCCACGGTCCAACTCAATAATCCGCGTCGCTAATTTCCTCAGGAACATCCGGTCGTGAGTAATAAACAGAATGGATTTCCCATATTTCATCATGAAGTCTTCGAGCCAGCGTATGGAATCAATGTCCATATGATTGGTAGGTTCATCCAATAAAAGAAGATCCGGCTCTGCGACCAAGGCTTGCGCCAGGAGGGTCCGGCGTTTCATTCCGCCGGATAAAGTATTGAACTCCGCATCCCCGTTCAGGGTCAACCGAGTCAGGATTCTTTCAATCTTCTGTTCCAGTTCCCAGCCATCGGTATCTTGCAGCACCTGCTCGATTTCGTGCATACGTTCCAGGATTTTGTCGTCGTTTTCGCCGCCGAGCTCCATGGTTATGTGGTGGTACTCGGCGATCAAGAGGGCCGATTCACCAGCGCCCTGGGCGACTACATCAAACACGGTCCCCGGAATTTCAACACGAGGATCCTGGTCCAGTTTGGCAATTTTCAAGCCTGGTTGTCTTTCAAATTCACCTGCATCTGGTTCCTGCTCCCCCAAGATTATTTTGAGTAGTGTAGATTTGCCCTCACCATTTCTGCCGACAATACAAACGCGTTCGCCCATTTCGACTGACATCTGAACGGTATCCAGGATAGGTGGGCCACCAAAGGCCAGGGTCGTATTTCGTAGGCTGAGTAAAGGCATAATAAATGAGCGGCAAAGAGGAGCCTATACTTTGAATCACTACAACTCATTTTATTGTTTAGTGGATATTGGTATGATTTGGTATTGTAGCTGCGTTTGGAAACCCTGGGTTTTTAGGGTATCGAGCACCGCTGCATTTGTCTATGGTGTCCCTGTTTTCCATCCCTCTTGGTTGTTTCCTCAGTGTGTTAAAAAGGAAATAATTCAATCTTTTTGCACTTAATCCTTTATCGCCGCCTCAAATCGTACACTCTTATTTCAAACTTTCTTACTACCACAGTTATGACGACTGAGATCGCCATTGTTCTCGCTATTCTTTTAATATCCTTGGTTCTGTTTATTACGGAAAAGGTGCGTATGGATGTAGTCGCCTTGTTGGTGTTAGTATCTCTGGCTTTAACAAATTCGGTCACACCAAACGAAGCCCTGGCCGGGTTTAGTAACGCCGCGGTAATTACGGTCTGGGCGATGTTTATATTAAGTGCCGGACTTACAGAGACTGGTGTGGCTGGAATGATCGGTAAACAAGTCCTGAAGATGGCGGGGAATACTGAGATCCGAATGATCTTGGTAATTATGATCACCTCAGGGGTATTATCTGCCTTCATGAACAATATTGGCGTCGCTGCCTTTATGTTACCAGTGGTCATTACAGTTGCCCGAAAACGTGGCGTGGCGCCCTCGCGACTGCTGATGCCTTTGGCCTATGGTTCATTGCTTGGGGGGCTAACAACCATGATTGGAACTCCGCCCAATTTACTGATTAGTAATGCATTGCGTGAGGCCAATTACGAGCCGTTCAAATTATTCGATTTTACCCCACTAGGTGGAGTGGTAATGATCGTTGGAACGCTGTTTGTGGGGTTAACTGCACGGTATTTTTTACCTTCCCGCGATCCTGGCAGTGAATCCTCAGGAGTCGACCGGTCCACATTAGATAACCAATACGCACTCCGGGAACGGGCGTTCTTTATAAAACTGGAACAAGGATCACTGCTTGCTGGGAAAAGTCTCCAGGAATCGAACTTTGGCCGAAATCTTGGTCTTCAGGTGATTGCGCTGCAACGCAATGGAGACACCCAATTTGCCCCTGGACCTAAAACCATACTGGCGGAGGGCGATCGGCTCTACACTCAGGGTGAAACAGAGCGACTCAACGAACTTATGGGTTGGCATGAGCTTGTTCCGGTTCAGTCCAAAACAGAGCAGCTTAATGCGGACTCCTCGTTCCCGATGATAGAAGCCAAAATTTCTGAGCATGCAGATTTTGTAGGAAAAACACTCAAGGATTCCGGCTTTCGGAGTACGTTTTCATTAAACATTTTGAAGGTCTATCATTCAGGAAAAGTTCTGGACGATGATTTGGCGTTACAGACCTTACAACCAGGAGATCGATTGCTCCTGCAGGGATCGCAGGCTGCCATTGATGCGTTGGAATCGAACCCAGCCTTTGAAGATCTTCAACTACCTTCGGTCGAGCTGTTAGACCGGTATAAGTCTATTCACCGAAAACTTTTCGAGGTAGAAATTCCCGAAGGTTCCTGGTTGGCGGGAAAAGCACTCGAAGACAGTAGACTCGGTCAGCTTTTCGATATCCATGTAATTTCCATCAAGCGGGCAGGGGACGAATTGTTGTTGCCCGACCCTCAAATGCCATTGCAGGCAGGAGATGTGCTCACACTCCATAGTCGTCCGGAAAATCTAGATACGCTGCGTGGATTTCAGCAATTGAAGATCGAAACATCAGAGCGTTCTGATGCTGCCATTCTCGAAGCTGAGGATATCGAATTGATTGAAGCCACGTTGGCTCCCAATTCACGTTTCGCCGGAAAGACCCCAGTGGAAATTCAATTGCGGAATCAATACGGATTGCAACTCCTGGGTGTATTGCGAGCGAATGAAGTGTATCGGGCGGACTTGGGGAAAATGCGTATTGAATATGGAGATGCGCTTCTGTTGATGGGCCCGCGCGAGAAACTGGCGCTAATCCAACAGGACAAAAACTTTTTATTACTTGGTCATTTACCAGAAACTAAAGGTGAAGGTGGCAATAAACGTCTGATTGCCGGTCTCATAATGGCGGCGGTTATAATACCGGTAATTGTATTTGGGACGTCTATTGCTATTACTGCTATTGCAGGCGCAACCCTGATGGTGCTCACGAGATGTATCCGTATGGAAGACGCTTATCGAGCTATTGAGTGGCGTGCTGTATTTTTAATCGCTGGAATGCTTCCCTTGGGTACAGCCATGCAATCGTCGGGAGCAACTGCCTACCTGACAAATGGTTTAATGAGCGTCATTGGCGGGCAAGGTCCCTGGATCGTGATTGGAGGACTTTATATTGTAACTTCCTTGGCCACGACGATCATACCGACA
This DNA window, taken from Verrucomicrobiota bacterium, encodes the following:
- a CDS encoding SLC13 family permease encodes the protein MTTEIAIVLAILLISLVLFITEKVRMDVVALLVLVSLALTNSVTPNEALAGFSNAAVITVWAMFILSAGLTETGVAGMIGKQVLKMAGNTEIRMILVIMITSGVLSAFMNNIGVAAFMLPVVITVARKRGVAPSRLLMPLAYGSLLGGLTTMIGTPPNLLISNALREANYEPFKLFDFTPLGGVVMIVGTLFVGLTARYFLPSRDPGSESSGVDRSTLDNQYALRERAFFIKLEQGSLLAGKSLQESNFGRNLGLQVIALQRNGDTQFAPGPKTILAEGDRLYTQGETERLNELMGWHELVPVQSKTEQLNADSSFPMIEAKISEHADFVGKTLKDSGFRSTFSLNILKVYHSGKVLDDDLALQTLQPGDRLLLQGSQAAIDALESNPAFEDLQLPSVELLDRYKSIHRKLFEVEIPEGSWLAGKALEDSRLGQLFDIHVISIKRAGDELLLPDPQMPLQAGDVLTLHSRPENLDTLRGFQQLKIETSERSDAAILEAEDIELIEATLAPNSRFAGKTPVEIQLRNQYGLQLLGVLRANEVYRADLGKMRIEYGDALLLMGPREKLALIQQDKNFLLLGHLPETKGEGGNKRLIAGLIMAAVIIPVIVFGTSIAITAIAGATLMVLTRCIRMEDAYRAIEWRAVFLIAGMLPLGTAMQSSGATAYLTNGLMSVIGGQGPWIVIGGLYIVTSLATTIIPTSALVVLMSPIAIQSSVEMGISPYAAMMAIAVAASASFTSPISHPANVLVMGPGGYRFVDYLKMGVPLAIIIFITSMICLPFMWPLK
- a CDS encoding ATP-binding cassette domain-containing protein, which codes for MPLLSLRNTTLAFGGPPILDTVQMSVEMGERVCIVGRNGEGKSTLLKIILGEQEPDAGEFERQPGLKIAKLDQDPRVEIPGTVFDVVAQGAGESALLIAEYHHITMELGGENDDKILERMHEIEQVLQDTDGWELEQKIERILTRLTLNGDAEFNTLSGGMKRRTLLAQALVAEPDLLLLDEPTNHMDIDSIRWLEDFMMKYGKSILFITHDRMFLRKLATRIIELDRGRLTSWDCSYDLFLERKATLLQAEEKENKVFDKKLSKEEVWIRKGIQARRTRNEGRVRALKDLRVERSQRRERSGTARLSMQDGASSGRKVIMAEDVSMAFDGKTYINPFTATIWRGDKIGIIGPNGSGKTTLLRLLLKQLEPVSGTVEHGSKLEIAYFDQHRSQLDPQKTLVENIWDKSDTLTFNGQPLHVMSYLQRFLFDPNRAQSSIDKLSGGERNRLMLAKLFAQPANVYVLDEPTNDLDIETMELMEEMLLEFNGTILLVSHDREFLNNITTSVLSIENGDVVEYNGGYDDYLRHQTTDTPTPKPAKPKSKESAKKARVISVSENKELESLPVIIEALEKEHTALMENMAQPDYFKTSGLTATEAAKALAALEEKQEKAFARWEELEAIPKKS